The following proteins are co-located in the Solanum pennellii chromosome 1, SPENNV200 genome:
- the LOC107019707 gene encoding uncharacterized protein LOC107019707, producing the protein MWQDNRALGGVPVTWEMFKTAFLQRFFPREMREAKVEEFINLKQGSMTVREYSLKFVKLSRYATSLVSNNIDEMSRFLTGITRDVEEEFWAAMLHHNMDLSNFMVHVEQLKFKKGHQSSGNSNFQRSATSRGGRPEPKKGNERGMQRPRKECAKCGRAHSRECRKCTNACFD; encoded by the exons atgtggcaggataaCCGAGCGTTGGGCGGAGTTCCGGTCACTTGGGAGATGTTTAAGACAGCCTTCCTACAGAGATTCTTCcccagggagatgagggaggccaaggttgaggaatttATCAATCTTAAGCAGGGATCTATGACAGttagggagtattccctgaaatTTGTTAAACtgtccaggtatgccacttcccTTGTGTCTAACAACAtagatgagatgagcaggttcctcacaggaatcaccAGAGATGTAGAGGAGGAGTTTTGGGCTGCGATGCTCCAccataacatggacctctctaATTTTATGGTGCATGTAGAGCAG CTCAAATTCAAAAAGGGGCATCAGAGTTCGGGGAACTCTAACTTTCAGAGGAGTGCAACAtctagaggaggcagacccgaGCCCAAGAAGGGTAATGAACGTGGTATGCAGCGTCCTAGAAAGGAATGTGCCAAGTGTGGTCGTGCTCACAGTAGAGAGTGCAGAAAGtgcactaatgcctgcttcgATTGA